In the genome of Leptospira inadai serovar Lyme str. 10, one region contains:
- the hisH gene encoding imidazole glycerol phosphate synthase subunit HisH: protein MIAVLDYGMGNIHSCLKAISLYTNEFCYTKDPETILSSSALILPGDGHFDKAMTNLRQSGLKEVVDKHVQSGKPLLGICIGFQILFEDSDETSSTNLKGTVEGLGYIKGKVRKFRGKNFKVPHIGWNRLIKRRPKETLLLKEIPDESFVYFIHSYRPTDVEGKAITGLCQYYGEKFPAVIEKGNIFGTQFHPEKSHSTGLKILENFIKSL from the coding sequence GTGATCGCCGTTTTAGATTATGGAATGGGTAATATCCATTCCTGCCTTAAAGCGATCTCCCTGTACACGAACGAATTTTGTTATACGAAAGACCCCGAAACCATTCTCTCCTCTTCGGCGCTGATTCTTCCGGGCGATGGACATTTCGATAAGGCGATGACGAATCTAAGACAATCCGGATTAAAGGAAGTCGTAGACAAGCATGTTCAATCAGGAAAACCTTTATTAGGAATTTGTATTGGATTTCAGATTCTTTTCGAAGATTCGGATGAAACGTCTTCCACTAATCTCAAAGGAACGGTCGAAGGATTGGGCTACATCAAGGGCAAAGTACGTAAGTTTCGCGGAAAAAATTTTAAGGTTCCGCATATTGGCTGGAATCGACTTATTAAACGAAGACCTAAAGAAACGCTTCTTTTAAAGGAAATTCCGGACGAATCTTTCGTTTATTTTATCCATTCCTATCGGCCTACCGATGTGGAAGGCAAAGCGATCACCGGACTTTGCCAATACTACGGAGAGAAATTTCCCGCAGTTATAGAAAAGGGAAATATTTTTGGAACTCAATTTCATCCGGAAAAATCTCATTCTACCGGGTTAAAAATTCTGGAGAATTTTATAAAATCATTATGA
- the hisB gene encoding imidazoleglycerol-phosphate dehydratase HisB, which translates to MKEERKTSETDIKLALNVRGTGKYNFDTEIPFFDHMLSHVSKHSLIDLDLWLRGDIEIDCHHSVEDTAILLGSTIHKQLGDKAGIRRYGHFTLPMDEVLTTVAVDLGGRFFFKYSGPPLVGKFGIYDAELTLEFLQKFALNAKMNLHVVVHYGDNRHHLHESIFKALGKALRMAIELDPAAGGAIPSTKGVLE; encoded by the coding sequence ATGAAAGAAGAGAGGAAAACCTCCGAGACAGATATAAAACTAGCCCTAAACGTTAGAGGGACCGGAAAATATAATTTTGATACTGAAATTCCATTTTTCGATCACATGCTTTCTCACGTCTCAAAGCATAGTCTGATCGATCTGGATCTTTGGTTAAGAGGAGACATAGAAATCGATTGCCACCATAGCGTGGAGGACACCGCGATTTTATTAGGATCCACGATTCATAAGCAACTCGGTGACAAAGCCGGGATTCGTAGATACGGCCATTTTACCTTACCGATGGATGAGGTTCTTACGACGGTCGCTGTCGATCTCGGCGGACGCTTTTTCTTTAAATATTCCGGACCACCGCTAGTCGGAAAATTCGGTATCTACGATGCGGAACTTACTCTGGAGTTCCTACAAAAGTTTGCTTTAAACGCTAAGATGAATTTACACGTCGTGGTCCATTACGGTGATAATAGACATCATTTACACGAATCAATCTTCAAAGCTCTAGGTAAGGCTTTAAGAATGGCAATTGAACTAGATCCAGCGGCTGGAGGAGCCATCCCGTCAACAAAGGGAGTCCTGGAGTGA
- the tnpC gene encoding IS66 family transposase — translation MSLDINELPNDVEELKKIIIFQNNKYSEELRLQRQKEAEHLDQIERLKIQLFGRKTEKWSQIEIDQGLLFNEIENSLQKDSTEPEEEGLFTPVKSHTRKKTGRKPFPDYFPRIKILHDIPEIEKTCSCGHELTRIGEESSEKLDLIPAKIQVEVHIRPKYACKHCEGTSDENQPVIKIAPVPNQIAEKSMLSSNFLAYTLTQKFADALPFYRQAGILQRSGVDISRTTLSNTAIQVYEKLSPMIEDIRKELFESKYLQIDETVLQVLNEPKKSNTAKSYMWVIRGFIREKPVVLYHYEPSRSAKFLEGWISNFEGIIQTDGFESYDSLLKVKSKILHAGCWNHARRKFFEILKIDPKNAQAEWIVKEIGKLYTIESKAREENLNSELHLRLRQSESKPVVDEIRSWMNKRIIEVAPKSSMGKALGYLAGQWEKLLIFLDRPELQLDTNLVENDIRPFVIGRKNWLFSGCPEGATASAGFYSLVQIAKLAGVDPYAYLRDLFKSWESEPRSLSCQDLPQLAIPVLD, via the coding sequence GTGTCCTTAGATATAAACGAACTGCCGAATGATGTAGAAGAACTAAAGAAGATTATTATATTCCAAAATAATAAGTACTCTGAAGAATTGCGGCTCCAAAGACAGAAAGAAGCCGAGCATCTCGACCAAATTGAGCGCCTAAAGATCCAACTATTCGGAAGAAAGACGGAGAAATGGAGCCAAATCGAGATAGACCAAGGACTTCTTTTTAACGAAATAGAAAATTCCCTACAGAAGGATTCCACCGAACCTGAGGAAGAAGGCCTCTTCACCCCGGTTAAAAGTCACACTAGAAAGAAAACGGGTCGTAAGCCGTTCCCTGATTATTTCCCTCGAATCAAGATCTTACACGATATTCCCGAAATCGAAAAAACCTGTTCTTGTGGGCATGAGCTGACTCGAATCGGAGAGGAAAGCTCCGAGAAGCTGGATCTAATTCCGGCAAAAATCCAAGTCGAAGTTCATATTCGCCCTAAGTATGCGTGCAAGCATTGTGAAGGGACTTCCGATGAAAATCAACCTGTCATTAAAATAGCACCAGTTCCCAATCAAATCGCTGAAAAGAGTATGCTTTCATCGAACTTTTTAGCGTACACACTTACTCAGAAGTTTGCAGATGCTCTTCCTTTCTACAGACAAGCAGGAATTCTTCAAAGATCGGGAGTCGATATTTCAAGAACAACTTTATCGAATACTGCGATCCAAGTATATGAAAAGCTTTCTCCAATGATTGAGGATATAAGAAAGGAGCTTTTTGAATCGAAGTATTTACAGATAGATGAGACGGTTCTCCAAGTGTTAAACGAACCGAAAAAGTCGAATACGGCCAAATCCTATATGTGGGTGATTCGGGGATTTATCCGAGAAAAACCGGTAGTATTATATCATTATGAACCGAGTCGGAGTGCTAAATTTTTAGAGGGATGGATTTCCAACTTCGAAGGGATTATCCAAACAGACGGTTTTGAATCTTACGATTCTTTATTGAAAGTAAAATCAAAGATTCTTCATGCAGGATGCTGGAATCATGCTCGAAGGAAATTCTTTGAAATTTTAAAAATAGATCCTAAGAACGCTCAAGCAGAATGGATCGTAAAGGAAATCGGTAAGCTCTACACAATCGAGTCGAAGGCCAGAGAAGAAAATCTAAATTCGGAATTGCATTTAAGACTTCGACAATCTGAATCCAAGCCGGTCGTTGACGAGATCCGTTCCTGGATGAATAAACGAATCATCGAAGTCGCTCCAAAATCTTCGATGGGTAAAGCCCTTGGTTATCTCGCCGGCCAATGGGAAAAACTGCTTATCTTTTTGGATCGTCCGGAATTGCAATTAGATACAAATCTGGTCGAGAATGATATTCGTCCTTTTGTGATCGGAAGAAAAAATTGGCTCTTCTCTGGCTGCCCGGAAGGAGCGACTGCAAGTGCAGGATTTTATTCTTTAGTTCAAATTGCAAAGCTCGCGGGAGTCGATCCTTATGCGTATTTGCGGGATCTATTTAAGTCATGGGAAAGCGAGCCGAGGAGTCTTTCTTGTCAGGATCTGCCGCAACTCGCTATACCTGTGCTTGATTAG
- a CDS encoding thioredoxin domain-containing protein, protein MKKIQLNYVLAGIAAIGLIISFLLIQKYFGGGDGAAKALCDALSESGSCDKVSESSFSAIRNIPFFGDVPIALFGFTFYGFVGFLFVWAERYKEKEIGYIRLAFYLLILGLIVDIGLFLVSSLVIEAICGLCVATYLVTLTLLAITYVKFKAIQEKSITKVFPVITQDILNFSIALLIFLLVGQVFGKISGPSLTAGEHSGASQISRSLAEYEAAPVIPIDITGSSFQGDTNAPITIVKFADFNCGHCMHTSHILKGILRDYDGIVKVVYKNFPLDGNCNRLVQRSSPQASSCVAASAAICADKQHKFTAIYNGLYTDNELGVMHTPASVLKLAESNGLDMNSFRSCLASPAVRQQIAKEVDDAEKMDIRSTPSLFINNKAIRSGTPDEQFLRELINSLIKKV, encoded by the coding sequence ATGAAAAAAATTCAATTGAATTACGTTCTAGCTGGGATCGCAGCGATCGGACTTATTATTTCTTTCCTCTTGATTCAAAAATACTTCGGGGGAGGTGACGGGGCGGCAAAAGCTTTATGCGACGCATTAAGCGAAAGCGGTTCTTGCGATAAGGTTTCCGAAAGCAGTTTTTCAGCAATTCGTAATATTCCTTTTTTCGGAGATGTTCCGATTGCATTGTTCGGTTTTACTTTTTATGGGTTTGTCGGATTTCTTTTCGTTTGGGCGGAACGATACAAAGAAAAGGAAATCGGTTATATCCGCTTGGCGTTTTACCTTTTAATCTTAGGCTTGATCGTCGACATAGGTTTATTTCTCGTATCTTCTCTGGTTATCGAAGCGATTTGCGGACTCTGCGTTGCTACCTACCTCGTTACCCTAACTCTTTTAGCTATCACGTACGTTAAATTTAAGGCAATCCAAGAGAAGTCGATAACGAAAGTATTTCCGGTAATAACCCAGGATATATTGAACTTTTCGATCGCTCTTTTGATATTCCTGTTAGTCGGACAAGTTTTCGGAAAAATTTCCGGACCTTCTCTAACCGCGGGAGAACATTCCGGTGCATCTCAGATCTCGCGCTCGTTGGCCGAGTACGAGGCGGCTCCGGTTATTCCGATCGATATTACCGGATCCTCGTTTCAAGGAGATACAAATGCTCCGATAACGATCGTTAAGTTCGCCGATTTTAATTGCGGGCACTGCATGCACACATCTCATATTCTTAAAGGAATTTTGAGGGACTACGACGGTATCGTAAAAGTAGTATATAAAAACTTCCCTTTAGATGGAAATTGCAATCGTCTCGTACAGAGGTCGTCGCCTCAAGCAAGTTCTTGCGTCGCAGCTTCTGCAGCGATTTGCGCCGATAAGCAACATAAATTTACGGCCATTTACAACGGTTTGTACACGGATAACGAGCTTGGCGTAATGCATACTCCTGCCTCAGTTTTAAAGTTAGCGGAATCGAACGGGCTTGATATGAATTCGTTTCGATCCTGCCTCGCGTCTCCCGCGGTGCGACAACAAATCGCCAAGGAAGTCGACGATGCCGAGAAAATGGATATTCGCAGCACTCCAAGTCTCTTTATCAATAATAAGGCGATCCGTAGCGGGACACCTGACGAGCAGTTTTTAAGGGAACTTATCAATAGCCTGATTAAAAAGGTTTAA
- the tnpB gene encoding IS66 family insertion sequence element accessory protein TnpB (TnpB, as the term is used for proteins encoded by IS66 family insertion elements, is considered an accessory protein, since TnpC, encoded by a neighboring gene, is a DDE family transposase.), with product MELNPGRRKVYLRPGVTDLRKSINTLAIIVEGKMKKDLYSESVFLFCNRKKDKLKMLYWDKSGFCLWQKRLEESKFPWPNSEEEVRKIPQERFHWLLNGIDFFKEHKKLKYKKVS from the coding sequence ATGGAGCTAAATCCCGGCAGAAGAAAAGTGTATTTACGACCTGGAGTCACCGACTTAAGGAAATCGATTAATACACTTGCTATCATTGTAGAAGGCAAAATGAAGAAGGACTTGTATTCGGAGAGTGTATTTCTATTCTGCAATCGCAAGAAAGATAAACTGAAAATGCTCTACTGGGACAAGAGCGGGTTTTGTCTTTGGCAGAAAAGATTAGAGGAGAGTAAATTTCCTTGGCCGAACTCGGAGGAAGAAGTTCGAAAGATCCCGCAAGAAAGATTTCATTGGCTTTTAAACGGGATCGATTTCTTTAAAGAGCATAAGAAACTAAAATATAAGAAAGTGAGCTGA
- the tnpA gene encoding IS66 family insertion sequence element accessory protein TnpA yields MNRTNVDWQQEFEEFSKSGFSRPQYCKKKGLKYSSFRYHWERRAKIQQKEEGFVEVPQSVSNGLPLVGSEFLTLKIDSSGKALLQVNLQFSLGQWS; encoded by the coding sequence ATGAACAGAACAAATGTAGATTGGCAGCAAGAGTTTGAGGAATTTTCAAAAAGCGGATTTTCGCGACCGCAATACTGCAAAAAGAAAGGACTAAAATACTCGTCCTTTCGTTATCACTGGGAGAGGCGGGCTAAGATTCAGCAAAAAGAAGAGGGCTTTGTAGAAGTTCCTCAATCTGTTTCAAACGGCCTCCCTTTGGTAGGGTCTGAATTTTTGACCCTAAAAATAGATTCGTCCGGCAAGGCTTTGCTACAAGTAAACCTTCAGTTTAGTTTGGGACAATGGAGCTAA
- a CDS encoding DUF885 domain-containing protein, with protein sequence MKKIVSLILLSVAAILSLFGGLVWHTANYRPLTLYLFYEKIFWENVLDDPETLSSIRILDRWGIRGHNSEWTDSSPERELEIADRKKRQLEILRSYDSRELKGEDKAYYRALEWGLELAAKGEAFVYYDYPVNQLFGLQNQIPSFLATVHGIEDENDVEAYIARLRKIPNKIDQSLRGLRLRQSKGIIPPIFILDKVLDEIKGFRRSAPRTNILYVSLEKKLTKIEGLKSRKNEYLEKVENEIRQSVYPSYEKLEEFLSQQKKATDHKAGVWKLPDGDDYYAQVLKFHTTTSLSPEEIHSIGISEVKRIQAEMKDILKSIGLTNREIPVALKELRSRPEFLFPSSDQGRDEALSAYREILQDSILKSKPLFPIWPKANIEVQRIPAFKEAGAPGAYYEEPSWDGKRPGVFYANLRDLKEVPKFGMRTLTYHETIPGHHLQIAWAQELTNAPRILRMTHYTAFVEGWALYAERLAKDYAFFSDPYSDLGRLQAELFRAVRLVVDTGIHRKRWSREQAIEYMSKNTGMPPKDVTAEIERYIVYPGQACAYKIGMLSFLRLREDWKTAKGDAFDIKDFHGFALGAGSLPMEILEERSKETLLSSKN encoded by the coding sequence ATGAAAAAGATAGTAAGTCTTATCCTTTTGTCGGTTGCGGCGATCCTTTCCTTATTCGGCGGTTTGGTCTGGCATACGGCAAATTACAGACCTTTAACGCTATATTTGTTTTATGAAAAAATTTTCTGGGAGAACGTTTTAGACGATCCTGAGACTCTCTCTTCGATAAGAATACTCGACCGTTGGGGAATACGCGGCCATAATTCCGAATGGACTGACTCGTCTCCGGAACGCGAACTTGAAATTGCCGATCGAAAAAAGAGGCAACTTGAAATCTTAAGAAGCTATGATTCTAGAGAACTAAAGGGCGAAGATAAGGCGTACTACCGTGCCTTGGAATGGGGACTGGAATTGGCGGCAAAGGGCGAAGCGTTCGTTTATTATGATTATCCTGTAAATCAACTCTTCGGACTGCAAAACCAGATCCCCAGCTTTTTAGCGACGGTCCACGGTATTGAGGATGAGAATGATGTCGAGGCATATATCGCTAGGTTACGGAAGATACCGAATAAAATCGATCAGAGTCTACGTGGATTAAGACTACGGCAGTCGAAAGGAATTATACCTCCTATTTTTATATTGGATAAGGTACTGGATGAAATCAAGGGATTTCGAAGATCGGCACCTCGCACGAATATTCTTTATGTGAGCCTCGAAAAGAAATTAACAAAGATAGAAGGACTGAAAAGTAGAAAAAATGAATATTTAGAAAAAGTCGAAAACGAAATTCGACAATCGGTGTACCCCTCATACGAGAAGCTGGAAGAATTTCTTTCTCAGCAAAAGAAGGCGACCGATCATAAAGCCGGAGTCTGGAAATTACCCGACGGCGACGACTATTATGCTCAAGTTTTAAAGTTTCATACCACTACCTCACTGTCTCCGGAAGAAATACATTCGATCGGAATTTCGGAAGTAAAGAGAATCCAGGCTGAAATGAAGGATATTTTAAAATCGATAGGCCTTACTAACCGTGAAATTCCGGTCGCTCTAAAAGAGTTACGATCTCGTCCTGAGTTTTTATTTCCATCTTCCGATCAAGGGCGCGATGAGGCCTTGTCCGCCTATCGGGAGATCTTGCAGGATTCTATCTTAAAATCTAAACCTCTCTTTCCGATTTGGCCTAAGGCGAATATAGAGGTGCAAAGAATACCCGCATTTAAGGAAGCGGGAGCACCAGGCGCTTATTACGAAGAACCGAGCTGGGACGGGAAAAGGCCCGGAGTTTTTTACGCTAACCTACGGGATTTAAAGGAAGTTCCTAAATTCGGAATGAGAACGCTTACCTATCATGAAACGATTCCCGGTCATCATTTACAAATCGCTTGGGCCCAAGAGTTAACGAATGCTCCGAGAATTTTAAGAATGACTCATTACACGGCCTTTGTGGAAGGCTGGGCGTTATATGCCGAGCGATTGGCGAAAGACTATGCGTTCTTTTCCGATCCTTATTCGGATTTGGGACGTTTACAAGCCGAGCTTTTTAGGGCAGTCAGGCTAGTCGTCGATACCGGAATTCATCGAAAGCGTTGGTCTCGGGAGCAAGCGATAGAGTACATGAGTAAAAATACCGGGATGCCACCAAAGGATGTAACTGCCGAAATAGAGAGATACATCGTATATCCCGGCCAAGCTTGCGCGTATAAGATCGGAATGTTATCTTTCCTGCGCCTACGAGAGGATTGGAAAACTGCGAAAGGTGATGCTTTTGACATCAAGGACTTTCACGGATTTGCACTGGGCGCCGGTTCTTTGCCGATGGAAATTTTAGAGGAACGATCGAAGGAAACTCTACTATCCTCTAAGAATTAA
- the hisA gene encoding 1-(5-phosphoribosyl)-5-[(5-phosphoribosylamino)methylideneamino]imidazole-4-carboxamide isomerase yields the protein MILIPAIDLLDNCAVRLFKGKYEDKTVYSTEPWKLADGFEQNGAGLLHLVDLNGARNQIGVNGESISKIRNSTKLKIQLGGGIRDKEKLAYYDSIGIDRFILGTAAVKDPALLDFALQKYGKDRVVVAVDARDGIVKITGWEEDSGLKYMDLLDRIHKVGVESIIFTDIAQDGTLAGPNLNAYKEILSQYPFQVIASGGISSLKDIMALSSLGTPVPVFGVITGKALYEGRIDLAEAISRLEE from the coding sequence ATGATCTTAATTCCTGCTATAGACCTTCTGGATAATTGTGCTGTTCGACTTTTTAAAGGCAAGTATGAGGATAAAACGGTCTATTCCACCGAGCCTTGGAAACTTGCCGACGGATTCGAACAAAATGGAGCCGGTTTACTCCATCTGGTCGATTTAAACGGAGCCAGAAACCAAATCGGAGTTAACGGGGAATCCATTTCGAAGATCAGAAATTCGACGAAATTGAAAATTCAACTCGGCGGCGGCATTCGCGATAAGGAAAAATTAGCCTACTATGATTCAATCGGAATAGATCGCTTTATTCTTGGAACCGCAGCGGTTAAAGATCCGGCCCTACTGGATTTTGCCTTACAAAAGTACGGAAAAGATCGGGTAGTCGTAGCTGTAGACGCCAGAGACGGGATCGTAAAAATTACAGGTTGGGAAGAAGATTCGGGTCTAAAATACATGGATCTTCTGGATAGAATTCACAAAGTCGGCGTCGAATCCATTATTTTCACGGACATCGCGCAAGACGGAACGTTAGCCGGTCCGAACTTGAACGCATATAAAGAGATTCTGAGTCAATATCCTTTTCAAGTGATCGCTTCCGGCGGTATTTCTTCCTTAAAAGACATTATGGCCTTATCCTCATTGGGGACACCGGTCCCGGTATTCGGCGTTATTACCGGCAAAGCACTCTATGAAGGACGGATCGACCTTGCCGAGGCCATCTCCAGATTAGAAGAATAA